One Heterodontus francisci isolate sHetFra1 chromosome 37, sHetFra1.hap1, whole genome shotgun sequence genomic window carries:
- the cptp gene encoding ceramide-1-phosphate transfer protein — MADPERFSLIEVLESFKNCLTDNGEILQEYYLTGWKGLVKFMNSLGTAFSFISNDAVTKIKIMENYRCSANGQNYLTIQSMVKYEVDHKLVDLKMRGDHSDSGCRTLLRLHRALRWLQLFLEKLQVASDDSKTSILCTEAYHDSLANYHPWIVRKAAAVAFYMLPSRASFFEIMNMGPTEEVVAILEEALPLISKTYDITQDLYTQHGLLDLP, encoded by the exons ATGGCTGACCCAGAGAGATTCAGTCTGATTGAGGTGTTGGAGTCCTTCAAAAACTGTCTGACTGACAATGGGGAGATCCTACAAGAATATTACTTAACTGGATGGAAGGGGCTGGTAAA GTTCATGAATAGTCTTGGGACGGCCTTTTCTTTTATTTCAAATGATGCTGTCACCAAAATCAAAATTATGGAAAACTACAGATGTAGTGCAAATGGCCAGAATTATCTAACAATTCAGTCAATGGTGAAGTACGAGGTAGATCACAAGCTTGTGGATCTGAAGATGCGGGGTGACCACTCGGATTCTGGCTGCCGTACACTTCTGCGACTCCATCGTGCCCTCAGGTGGCTGCAGCTCTTTCTGGAGAAGCTCCAGGTAGCTTCTGACGATAGCAAAACTTCCATTCTGTGTACAGAGGCCTATCATGACTCTCTGGCAAACTATCATCCCTGGATAGTACGCAAAGCTGCAGCTGTTGCCTTTTATATGCTGCCAAGCCGAGCAAGCTTCTTTGAGATTATGAACATGGGCCCAACAGAAGAGGTTGTGGCTATACTGGAAGAAGCACTGCCACTCATTTCAAAGACTTATGACATCACACAAGACCTATATACTCAACACGGTTTGCTTGATCTTCCTTAA
- the LOC137352148 gene encoding zinc finger protein ZFP2-like isoform X1 — translation MADVLKGEGLRNAGVAGILMENVQQSGSDSCSAEAAEDGSAAPVSQPRKKPRHYGQKRFICSECGKSFKQYCDLKRHGRVHTGERPFRCPPCGKRFSTSYNLLIHQLVHSGEKQYKCRVCGREFVQLHHLVTHQRTHTGEKPYPCPVCGKAFRQSSTMLVHQRIHAEERPYRCPECTKSFKTSSNLSKHKRIHGGERRFACEVCGRRFLHSHHLATHRRTHVGEQPATCPLCGQWFGNPDQLQAHRRVHAGEPPFSCETCGRGFNQRSTLVRHRRTHTGERPYACPICAKAFRQTSTMQVHYRTHFDDRPYCCLQCGKGFKSASNLIGHHRVHRR, via the exons ATGGCAG ATGTCCTTAAAGGAGAGGGACTAAGAAATgctg GAGTGGCGGGAATCCTGATGGAGAATGTGCAGCAATCTGGCTCTGATTCTTGTTCTGCAGAGGCTGCCGAAGATGGGAGTGCTGCGCCCGTGTCCCAGCCCCGCAAGAAACCCCGGCACTACGGCCAAAAGCGTTTCATCTGCAGTGAGTGCGGGAAGAGCTTCAAGCAGTACTGCGACCTGAAGCGGCACGGACGGGTGCACACGGGCGAGCGGCCGTTCCGGTGCCCGCCCTGCGGCAAGCGGTTCAGCACCTCCTACAACCTGCTGATCCACCAGCTGGTCCACAGCGGCGAGAAGCAGTACAAGTGCCGGGTGTGCGGCAGGGAGTTTGTCCAGCTGCACCACCTGGTCACCCATCAGCGCACGCACACGGGGGAGAAGCCCTACCCGTGCCCAGTGTGTGGCAAGGCCTTCCGCCAGTCCTCCACCATGCTGGTGCACCAGCGCATCCATGCCGAGGAGAGGCCCTACCGCTGCCCTGAATGCACCAAGAGCTTCAAGACATCGTCCAACCTGTCCAAGCACAAGCGCATCCATGGCGGCGAGCGGCGTTTTGCCTGCGAGGTGTGTGGCCGGCGCTTCCTCCACTCCCACCACCTGGCCACACACCGCCGCACGCACGTCGGCGAGCAGCCGGCTACCTGCCCACTCTGCGGCCAGTGGTTCGGCAACCCAGACCAGCTACAGGCGCACAGGCGGGTCCACGCTGGCGAGCCGCCGTTCAGCTGCGAGACATGCGGCAGGGGCTTCAACCAGCGCTCGACGCTGGTGCGGCACCGGCGCACacacacaggggagaggccgtACGCCTGCCCGATTTGTGCCAAGGCCTTCCGGCAGACCTCCACCATGCAGGTGCATTACCGCACACATTTTGACGACCGGCCCTACTGCTGCCTGCAATGCGGCAAGGGCTTCAAGAGCGCGTCCAATCTAATCGGCCACCACCGTGTCCATCGGAGGTAG
- the LOC137352148 gene encoding zinc finger protein ZFP2-like isoform X2, producing MENVQQSGSDSCSAEAAEDGSAAPVSQPRKKPRHYGQKRFICSECGKSFKQYCDLKRHGRVHTGERPFRCPPCGKRFSTSYNLLIHQLVHSGEKQYKCRVCGREFVQLHHLVTHQRTHTGEKPYPCPVCGKAFRQSSTMLVHQRIHAEERPYRCPECTKSFKTSSNLSKHKRIHGGERRFACEVCGRRFLHSHHLATHRRTHVGEQPATCPLCGQWFGNPDQLQAHRRVHAGEPPFSCETCGRGFNQRSTLVRHRRTHTGERPYACPICAKAFRQTSTMQVHYRTHFDDRPYCCLQCGKGFKSASNLIGHHRVHRR from the coding sequence ATGGAGAATGTGCAGCAATCTGGCTCTGATTCTTGTTCTGCAGAGGCTGCCGAAGATGGGAGTGCTGCGCCCGTGTCCCAGCCCCGCAAGAAACCCCGGCACTACGGCCAAAAGCGTTTCATCTGCAGTGAGTGCGGGAAGAGCTTCAAGCAGTACTGCGACCTGAAGCGGCACGGACGGGTGCACACGGGCGAGCGGCCGTTCCGGTGCCCGCCCTGCGGCAAGCGGTTCAGCACCTCCTACAACCTGCTGATCCACCAGCTGGTCCACAGCGGCGAGAAGCAGTACAAGTGCCGGGTGTGCGGCAGGGAGTTTGTCCAGCTGCACCACCTGGTCACCCATCAGCGCACGCACACGGGGGAGAAGCCCTACCCGTGCCCAGTGTGTGGCAAGGCCTTCCGCCAGTCCTCCACCATGCTGGTGCACCAGCGCATCCATGCCGAGGAGAGGCCCTACCGCTGCCCTGAATGCACCAAGAGCTTCAAGACATCGTCCAACCTGTCCAAGCACAAGCGCATCCATGGCGGCGAGCGGCGTTTTGCCTGCGAGGTGTGTGGCCGGCGCTTCCTCCACTCCCACCACCTGGCCACACACCGCCGCACGCACGTCGGCGAGCAGCCGGCTACCTGCCCACTCTGCGGCCAGTGGTTCGGCAACCCAGACCAGCTACAGGCGCACAGGCGGGTCCACGCTGGCGAGCCGCCGTTCAGCTGCGAGACATGCGGCAGGGGCTTCAACCAGCGCTCGACGCTGGTGCGGCACCGGCGCACacacacaggggagaggccgtACGCCTGCCCGATTTGTGCCAAGGCCTTCCGGCAGACCTCCACCATGCAGGTGCATTACCGCACACATTTTGACGACCGGCCCTACTGCTGCCTGCAATGCGGCAAGGGCTTCAAGAGCGCGTCCAATCTAATCGGCCACCACCGTGTCCATCGGAGGTAG